In one Arachis duranensis cultivar V14167 chromosome 9, aradu.V14167.gnm2.J7QH, whole genome shotgun sequence genomic region, the following are encoded:
- the LOC107466651 gene encoding malate dehydrogenase [NADP], chloroplastic, which produces MAVAELNSAFTKTHFHSSQLSFLSRSVPKHQHCDFPTLHRTQQHARISCSVTQNQVQAPAVQIQEPKSKSDCYGVFCLTYDLKAEEETKSWKKLINIAVSGAAGMISNHLLFKLASGEVFGPDQPIALKLLGSERSLQALEGVAMELEDSLFPLLREVSIGIDPYEVFQDAEWALLIGAKPRGPGMERADLLDINGQIFAEQGRALNAVASRNVKVIVVGNPCNTNALICMKNAPNIPAKNFHALTRLDENRAKCQLALKAGVFYDKVSNVTIWGNHSTTQVPDFLNAKIDGMPVIDVIKDRKWLEEEFTEKVQKRGGVLIQKWGRSSAASTAVSIVDAIRALITPTPKGDWFSTGVYTDGNPYGIAEGIVFSMPCRSNGDGDYVLVKDVIFDDYLRNRIAKTEAELLAEKRCVAHLTGEGIAVCDLPGDTMLPGEM; this is translated from the exons ATGGCTGTGGCAGAGTTGAACTCAGCTTTCACAAAGACTCATTTTCACTCTTCCCAGCTCTCATTTCTATCAAGGAGTGTCCCCAAACACCAACACTGTGATTTTCCAACTCTTCACAGGACCCAACAACATGCAAGGATTTCTTGTTCTGTTACACAAAA TCAGGTGCAGGCTCCAGCTGTGCAAATTCAAGAGCCAAAGTCTAAATCTGATTGCTATGGAGTTTTCTGCCTCACCTATGATTTGAAGGCT GAAGAAGAGACAAAATCCTGGaagaaattaattaacattGCAGTCTCAGGTGCTGCTGGAATGATTTCCAATCATCTACTTTTCAAG CTTGCTTCTGGGGAGGTTTTTGGTCCAGATCAACCTATTGCGCTGAAACTATTGGGATCGGAAAGATCATTACAAGCTCTTGAAG GTGTTGCAATGGAACTGGAGGATTCTTTGTTTCCGTTGCTGAGAGAGGTGAGTATTGGTATTGATCCTTACGAGGTGTTCCAAGATGCAGAATGGGCATTGCTAATAGGTGCAAAGCCTCGAGGTCCCGGAATGGAGCGTGCTGACTTGTTAGACATAAATGGGCAAATTTTTGCCGAACAG GGAAGGGCACTAAATGCTGTGGCATCTCGCAATGTCAAAGTTATAGTTGTCGGAAACCCTTGCAATACAAA TGCATTAATATGCATGAAAAATGCTCCTAACATTCCTGCAAAAAATTTCCATGCCTTAACTCGCTTAGATGAGAACAGAGCTAAATGTCAG CTGGCCCTCAAGGCAGGTGTTTTCTATGATAAAGTGTCAAACGTGACAATCTGGGGCAACCACTCAACTACTCAG GTCCCCGACTTCTTAAATGCCAAAATCGATGGTATGCCCGTCATAGATGTGATTAAGGATCGTAAATGGTTGGAAGAAGAGTTCACTGAAAAGGttcaaaag AGAGGTGGTGTGCTTATTCAGAAATGGGGAAGATCGTCGGCTGCATCAACTGCTGTCTCAATCGTTGATGCCATACGAGCTTTAATCACTCCTACTCCCAAGGGTGATTGGTTTTCCACTGGT GTATATACTGATGGAAATCCTTACGGAATAGCTGAAggtattgtttttagtatgccaTGCCGATCAAAC GGAGATGGTGATTATGTACTTGTCAAGGATGTAATCTTTGATGACTACCTCCGAAATCGAATAGCCAAG ACTGAAGCTGAACTATTGGCTGAGAAGAGATGTGTGGCTCACCTAACAGGCGAG GGAATTGCTGTTTGTGATCTACCTGGTGATACAATGCTTCCAGGAGAAATGTAA